In the genome of Streptomyces sp. 846.5, the window GAGGACGTCGGCGTCTTCGGCGAGGTGCTCGGGGTCCCGACCGTCTTCTGGTTCTGGGGCGGCCTGGAGCCGGAGACCGTCATCGCCGCGATGCGGGAGGACCGGTTCGACCAACTCCCCGGCAACCACTCGCCCTTCTTCGCACCGCTGATCGAACCCACCCTCAGCACCGGCGTCGAGGCCCTCACCCTCGCCGCCCTGACCTGGCTCGACACACCCTCAGTCTGAGTCGGTCCAGCGCGGAAGGTCGCTGCCCCAGCGGGTCGACGCCCGCGCCCAGGTCCTGGGGGCGCCCTCGTAGTGGACGGGCGGGAGGGCGTACCGCAGCCGGCCGTAGTCGGAATCCGTTTCGGCCAGCCACAGTTCCGGATCGGCGTCCCCGGCCGACACCGGAGTGCTCTTGACGCTCCGCACCAGCCAGGCCGCCGTCCCCGCCAGCGAGAATCCCAACTCCACTCCCCCGCCGCCCGACTGACGCTCACTCAGCGCTCGCAGTACACCGGCGGCGAGCAGGTAGCCGGTGCCGTGGTCCAGGGCCTGGGCGGGCAGGACGCCGGGGCGGCCGTCGCTGCCGCGCTCGATCGCGGCGATGCCGCTCGCGGCCTGGACCAGGCTGTCGAAACCGCGCCGCCGCGCCCACGGTTCCGACCCGCCCCAGGCGCGGAGGTGGGCGACGACCAGGCCGGGGCGGCGCGCCGACAGGGCCTCGGGCGCGAGCCCGTGCCGGTCGAGCGCGCCCGGACGGTAGCCCGTCACCACGACGTCCGCGGTGTCCAGGAGGGCTTCGAAGGTCTGCCGGTCATCGGCCGCCGTGAGGTCCAGCAGCGTGGAGCGCTTGCCCATACCGGTGTCCGTGTGGGTGTCCGCGTCCTCGGGGAGCGACGGCTGGTCGACGCGCAGCACGTCCGCGCCGAGCAGCGCGAGTGTGCGGGTCGCGACCGGGCCCGCGATCACCCGGGTCAGGTCGAGCACCCGCACCCCGCTCGCGGGCAGCGGTCCCGGCGGCAGCGCCCGGGGCGCGCCTCCCGGCGTCCGACGCATCGTCACCAGCGGGCGGCCGTCCAGCAGATGGGCGCCGTCGTCGGCCGACTCGGCCACCGCGACGGCCAGGCCGCCCCGGGCGTAGACGGACTCCTGGACCGACCGCGCCGGCCGCGACGCCAGAGTCCGTGCCAGCGCCTCTGCCAACTCCTGGTCGTCGCCGGTGTCCTGGACGCCCAGGGCGTCCAGCAGCCGGGCCCGGTGGTGCGGGTAGTTGGCATGGGTGCGGACCCAGCCGTCGTCCGCGCGCCAGAAGCCGGACAGCGGTGCGAAGGCTGTGGGGGTCCTGCCGTCGATCCGCAGATGGCGTTCGCTGACAAACGCGGTCGCCACCGCCGCCTCGTTCACCCGTACCGCGGGGAGCGGGACCCCGTTGCGCAGGGCCAGCAGCTCCGCCGCCGCCAGCGAGCAGGCGCCCACGCAGGCGCGGGCCAGCTCGCGCACGGGCAGACGGGCCGGCAGGACGTCCCCCGCGCCGTCGTAACGGACCCCCGCCGCGAGCTCGGCGCGGCCCCCCAGCGCGGTCCAGGCGTCAACGGTCGCAGCATCGTCTGTGTACGTCATCCGGCAATTCTGGCGGACGGCGGCGAGACGCGGCGAGCCCGGTCAGCCGCGCAGGTCGGCGAGCTCGGACGAGTCCAGCACCCGGGCGATGCGCCAGAGCCCGATCCAGCTCTCCGGGAAGACGGACCGGTCGACCAGCGCGGCGTGCGCCCGCGCGTCGGGATCGGCGCAGGCGTCGGCGCAGACGACGACCTCGTAACCGGTGTCGTACGCCCAGCGAGCGGTGGACAGCACCGTACCGGAGGTCGCCACACCGGCGATGACGACCCGTTCGACGCCGGCCGCGCGCAGCCGGGCATCCAGGTCGGTGCTGGCGAAGGCTCCCATGGTGGACTTGGCCAGCACCGGTTCGTCGCCCTCGGGCCCCAGCAGCGGGTGCAGTTGGCCGAGCATCGCCTCGTGGACGATGTGGAACACCGGCAGCCCGGCGGCCCTGGCCGCCTTCAGTGCCTTGGCGGCGTTCGCCGCGACGTCGTGGTCATGGCTGAAGTTCTCGACGATGTAGGTCGCGAAGTCCAGCGCGAGAAATGCCGTCCGCACCGGTGTCGTCTGATCGGCCGTGGTCATGCGTTCTCCCTCAGCGAGGACGTCGGGGCGCACAATCGGAGAGTGCGCCCCGGTTACCCGGTTACGCTAGCATAATCGGAGACAGCGCCCCGGTTGGTGCCCAGAGGCCCGAACCGCAGCCGGACCCAGGGACGGAGACCCGCGTGCAGGCCGAGCAGAGACCGCTGCGCGCCGACGCCCGCCGCAACCGGGAGCGGCTGCTGGAGGTGGCCCGGCAGGCCTTCGCTGCCGAGGGACTCGCCGTCCCGCTGGACGAGATCGCGCGCCGGGCCGGGGTGGGTCCGGGCACCCTCTACCGGCACTTCCCTACCAAGGAGGCGCTGTTCGAGGCCGTCGTCCATGCGCGGCTGCGGCACCTCGTCGACCAGGCCCGGGCCCTGCGCGACAGCGAGGACCCGGGAGCGGCGCTGTTCCTGATGCTCGACCGCATCGTCGCCGACGCCGCCGCCAAGGCCGACCTGGTCGACGCCCTGGCCGGAGCGGGCGTCGAGGTCCGGACCGCGGTGGCCGGGTCGGCCGCGGACCTCCGCGGCGAGATCGGCCATCTCCTCGCCGCCGCCCAGAAGGCGGGCACGCTGCGCGACGACATCGACATCGCCGACCTGATGACCGTCCTGTCCGGCGTACTGCTGGCCCTGCGCCACCCGGCCACCCGGGTCACCGACCCCCGGCGCACCCTGGCGATCCTGCGCGACGGCCTGCGCGCCGCGCCTTCCGTTCCGGCGGTCAGTCCACCGCAGGGAGCGGGTTCTGCCGGGCCGCCTCCGCCCGGTGCCGGAGGATGACCAGGGCGAGGACGGCGAGCAGCACCAGCCCGGTGGCCAGGCTCATCGGACCCGTCCCGAGCTGGAGTCCGTCGCCGTAGGGGGCCGGGACGCCGAGCCAGTCGGCGAAGGACGCGCCGAGCGGGCGGGTGATGGTGTAGGCGAACCAGAAGGCGAACACCTCGTTGAGGCGCAGCCACCTGTACCCCGCGGCCGGCAGCAGGATGACCGCCAGGAACACGAACGTGGAGTCCAGGGTGCCCAGGCCGAGCGGCCCGGCCACGAAGTCACCGGCAGCGGTGCCGAGGGCGAAGGTGAAGATGACGGTGAGCCAGTAGTACACCTCGCGCTGCCTGGTGGTGATGGAGTGCATGTCCAGGGTCTTCTGGCTGCGGTACCAGGCGATGAACACCGCTCCTTGCAGACCCAGCAGCATCACCGTGGACCCCCACAGCGGCATCCCCAGGTTCTTGTTCAGGTAGTCGGCCGACATGGTGCCGAAGATGCTGACGGCGGTCACCGTCAGCCAGTAGACGGCCGGGACGTACTTCCTGGTGGCCACCTGCCAGACCAGACAGACGGCGAGCAGCCCCATGGCTCCCAGGATGGCCGCGTTCCTGCCGATGTAGTCGTTGAAGAAGACGTAGTCGGAGAGCGCCTCTCCGAACGCCGTCGTCCCCAGTTTCGCCACCCAGAAGATCAGCGTGACTTCCGGAACCTTCACCAGGAGGTCCGTTCGGACCCCGGGTACGATCGTGCTCTGTCCCATGGGACACCCTCTCCTTCATCCGCCCGGGGCTCCGCCTGCCTCCGGGGTGCACCGAAGAGTACGAACCCACCCCTGTTGTGTGGATCGGACGATCGTCGCCATTTCGCACGGACCGTACGACCTTTGGATGACCCGGCCGCCCACCTGCGCCTTCCCGCAGAATGGGCGGAGCCCGGCCCCGGTGCCCGGAGTTGACCTCCCTGTAGGCTTCCGACGGTGATTCCCCTGAGCCCGCGACCGCGCTCCGCCGCAGGCAGGCCGCACCCGGCGCTCACCCTGGCCGTGCTGGTCGGACCGCCGCTGGGTGTCGCCGTCGCCGCGACACACGCGCTGCTCTACGACGACTCGGACCCGCTGCGCTGGACCCTGGCAATGGCGACGATCTGGCCGCTGCTGCTGCGCCACCGCGCGCCCGTCCCGGTGTTCTGGCTCTGCTGGGCGGCCGCGGTGGGGTCGTGGGCGCTCGGGTCCGTCGAGGTCCCGGCCTTCGCGGTGCTGGTCGCCTTCTACACCGTGGTCGCCCTGCGCGGGGCGCGGTACTCCGTCGCCGCAGCGGTGGCCGTCGAGGCCGGCGTCGTCCTGGTGGCTCTCCAGATGGCCCCGCCCGGCAGCCTGAACGACGCCGTGATCATCCTCACCGGCCTGGCCGCCGCGGTGTTCCTGCTCGGCACCACCCTGCGCAACCAGCGCCGGTACCTGGCCTCCGTCGAGGACCGGGCGCAGCGCCTGGAGCAGGAGCGGCTCCAGCAGCAGCAGCTCGCCGCCGCGACCGAGCGGGCCCGGATCGCCCGCGAGATGCACGACATCGTCGCCCACGGCCTGGTGGTCGTCATCGCCCTGTCCGAGGCGGCGGCCGCGACGGCCGGGACCGATCCGGAGGCCGCCCGCGGGCAGATGCTCCAGTCCGCGTCCGCCGGACGGCAGTCCCTGGCCGGCATGCGCCGGCTGCTGGGCATGCTGCGGGCGGACGACGGGGCGGACGACGCGGCGGACCTCGCCCCGCAGCCGGACCTGGACGCGCTGCCGCCCCTGGTCGAGGAGACCCGCCGCACCGGTCTCGACGTGCGCCTCACCGAGACCGGCAGCCGGGAGGCCCTGAGCGCGGCGGTGCAGACCACGGTCTACCGGATCGTGCAGGAGTCGCTCACCAATGTGGTCAAGCACGCCCCCGAGGCGTCCAGGGCCGATGTGGTGCTGCACTGCGGCCGCGACCTGGTGCGCTTCTGTATCACCGACGACGGTTGGCGAGTACCCTCCCTCCGCGGGGAGCGCCGCATCGCGATCGGCGCCGGGGACGGACTCACCGGGATGCGGGAGCGGGCGGCGATGTTCGACGGTGAGCTGTACGCGGGGCCCACCACGGACGGCTGGGCGGTTGCCGGTGAGCTGAGACTGGAGGATCCGCGGTGACGATCTCGGTTCTGCTCGCCGACGACCAGGCGCTGGTGCGGATGGCCTTCCGCGCCCTGCTGGACACGATGCCGGGGATCACTGTGGTCGGCGAGGCCGCCGACGGCGACCAGGCGGTGGACCTGGCCCGAAAGACCTGTCCCGACGTGGTGCTCATGGACATCCGGATGCCCGGCACGGACGGAATCGAGGCGACCCGGCGGATCGCCTCGGAGACGGCCTCGCGCGTCCTCCTGCTCACCACCTTCGACCTGGACGACTACGCCTTCGACGGGCTGCGCGCGGGCGCCTGCGGCTTTCTGCTCAAGGACGCGGTCCCGGCCACGCTCGGCGAGGCGATCCGCGCCGTCGCCTGCGGGGAGGCCGTGCTCACCCCGCGGATCACCCGCGGCCTGGTGGACCGCTTCGCCCGGATCGCCCCCTGGCCCCGCGACGAGCACGCCAGCACCCGCTTCGCCCAGCTGACCCCGCGCGAGCAGGAGGTCTTCCGGCTGATCGCGGCAGGACTGAGCAACGCCGAGATCGCCGAGCGGCTGTTCCTGACCGAAGCCACCGTCAAGACCCACATCACCCGCATCCTCGCCAAGCTGCAGCTCCGCGACCGGGTCCAGGCCGTCATCTTCGCCTACGAGCACCAGCTGCGCGGCCGAGCGGGCTGAGCGATGTCACATCCGGTCGGGCTGTTCTGTCCAAGGGGTGTAGCAACCACCACCAAGGCACAGGAGTTCACACCATGGATGCTCGCCTCAACCTCTTCACCAGCGCCGTCGGGGCCCAGGCCCTGAAGTACGTCAACTCGGCGGGGAAGGTGGTCTCGGACTCGACCCTGCCGGCCGCGACGCAGGAGCTGGTGAAGCTCCGCGCCAGCCAGATCAACGGCTGCGGCTTCTGCACCGACATGCACACCAAGGAGGCCACGCACGCCGGGGAGACCTCGGTACGCCTCAACCTGGTCGCGGCCTGGCGTGAGGCCACGGTCTTCACCGACGCCGAGCGCGCCGCGCTGGAGCTGACGGAGCAGGGCACCCGTATCGCCGACGCCGCCGGCGGCGTCACGGACGAGGCCTGGGCCAACGCCGCCAAGCACCACGATGAGGAGCAGCTCGCCGCCCTGGTGTCGTTGATCGCGCTCATCAACGCCTACAACCGCGTGAACGTCATCGTCCGGCAGCCGGCCGGCGACTACCAGGTCGGCATGTTCGGCTGAGCCGTACCTGAACGAGGTCCCGCACCGACGTTCCGGGAGGAACAAACCGCCCAGGTGGTTTGTATACTGTCGAGCGTCGAGCCGACGAAACCAAGCACAAGGGGTGGTGGAGGATGCAGGAGCGGGCCTTGCGTACGCGGATGTTCCTGGTGGAGAGGGCCGCCGAGGTGTTCGCCCGGCGTGGTTACCGAGGCGCCTCGCTCGACGAGATCGCCACGGCGGCCGGGGTCTCCACCGGAGCACTGCACTTCCACTTCCCGACCAAGGTGCAGCTCAGCGATGCCGTCCGCGCGGCCGGGCAGCCGGCCCTGCGCCTTCTCGTCCAGAGTCTCGACACCCGTCGCCCGGCACCGGTGCAGCAACTGATCAATCTGTCGCAGCTGGTGCTGGAGTGGCTCGCCGGAGATGTGAAGGTGCGGATCGCCGTCCGGATGCACCATGAACTGCCGCCGGCCCCGGAGTCGGGACCCGACTTCTGCACGGACTGGCTGTACGAGATGCGCGTGCTCACCGCCCTGGCCGCCCGGAGGGGGAACCTGCTCCCCGGGCTCGACCTCCCGGAGGTCGACGCGACGATCGCTGCGGCGACCGCGGGCGCGGAGCTGCTCGCCGGGCGACAGGGACGCTGCCGCGGCGTCTCCGAGGTGGCGGCGACCTGGCGGCTCATCCTCCCCGGACTGGTGGGCGAGGCGGCGGCCCGTGGCCTCGATCCGTACGGCGGCCTGCATCTGGGAAACCGGTCCCGGCTCCCGCAGATCAGCCGGACGGCGCCGCCGACGGCCCCCCGGCTCCCCGTGCGCGTGCCTGTGCCCCGGAGATGAGCAGTTCGCAGGAGCGCTCCGCCTTCGCCTGTGCCCGGTCCGGCCGGCCGAAGGTCCGAGCCATCGCCTGAGCTCCGAGCAACGCGCCCACCAGGGCGAAGGCGAGGGCGTCGGCCTCCGCCCCGGCAGCGGGCGACGGTGGGCGGCCGCGCTCCCCCCGGGCGGCCAACTGCGCTGCGAGCGCGTCGATCAGGAGCCGGTACCGCGGGGCCGGAGGATTCGGGCAGCCCTCGACGATCAGCCGCAGCCCCGCCCGCACGATCAGGTCACCGTCCGCCAGCGCCGCCAGCTCGCGGGCGAGGCCGTGCGCGCTCGCCTCGGCCGCGGCCCGGACGAATCCGCTCACCAGCTGCGCCTCGCAGGCGTCGACGACCACTTCGGCGAGTTCCTCCTTGGCGGCGAAGTGGAAGTACAGCGCGCCCCGGGCCGTACCGGACCTGCGTACGATCTCGGCCACCCCCGCGCCGACGTAACCGCGTTCGCCGAAGGTCGACGCGGCGCCGGCGATGATCGCGCCCCTCGTACGCTCCGCCCGCTCCTGCACCGTCGGGTACCTCCCTGTCAGCGCCGGGAACGATTGCCCCGACTGTAGCCCCAGCAAATCCTTGACCCAAATAAAAACCGGATGGTAGGTTTTTTTTATGGCCAGAGAAGCCGTGCTTCAGCCAGAGGGGGGACCATCCATGTCGCTCAAGGAAATCGCCTTACCGTCCGCTGTCACGGACCACCGGACAGCAGACCGTTCAGCCGACCGCACAGCGCCCGAGCCCAGTGGGCCGGGGAGCACGATGGTCGAGGACTTCTTCGCCCGCACCGTACCGCGCAAGCTCGTGCACCGCTCGGCGATATCCGAAGTTCTCGTCACCGCCTGCCGGGCGGTCGCATCCGACAGCTTCACGGTGGGGGCCCAACTCCCGCGCGCACACAGCTTCTACGGTCCGGTCGCGGCCCGCTGGCACGATCCGCTGCTGGTGGCCGAGGCCATCCGCCAGGCCGGCCTGGTCGTCTGCCACCAGGAGCTCGGCATCCCCCTGGACCACCAGTTCCTCATGCACGAACTGGCCTACGACATCGACCTGAACGGGCTGCTGGTCGCGGACCGGCCGGCCGACCTGGTACTCGCCGTCGAGGTCCGCGATCTGCGCCACCGGGCCCGGACCGTGTCGGGCGCCCGCCTGGAGATGACGGTCCACCGGGACGGGCGCTGGCTGGGCACCGGCGGAGCGCGCTTCGACTGCGTCTCCCCCGCCGCGTACAGCCGAATGCGCTCGATCGGCGGTTGTCCTCCCGAAGCCGCTGGCGCACCGACCGGAACCCCGGCCCCGGCCCTGCCGACACCCCTCGCGCCGGCCGCGGTCGGCCGCGACCGTCAGATGGACGTGGTCCTCTCCCCGGCCACCGGGCCGGCCGCATGGCTGCTGCGGGCCGATCGGTCGCACCCCGTGCTCTTCGACCACCCGGTCGACCACGCCCCCGGCATGCTGCTCGCCGAGGCGGCGCGGCAGGCGAGCGCCGCGCTGCTCGGCCGACCCGAGGCCCTGCCGGCCGCCTTCCGTATCGACTACCTGAGCTACGTCGAGCTGGACGCCCCCTGCGTGGTGCGTGCCCAGGTCCTGGAGCAGGCCGGCGACCTCGCCCAGGTGCGGGTGACCGTCGCCCAGGGCGGGGAGGTGGCGGTCCGCGGCCGGGTCACCGTCGTGACCGGGACCGGTGCCTGACCGGACGTCGCGTCCCCTGCTCGTGACGGGGGCCACCGGGTTCGTCGGCAGCGCTGTGGTCCGGGAACTCGTCGCACGGCAGGACCGCGCGACCGCCGGCGCCGCGGCCGGATCGTCCGGGCACAGGTTTCTGGCCCGCCGTGTCCCGGCGGGCCGCCCGGCCGGGGTCGGTGAGTGGCGCACGGCCGACCTCGACGACCCGACCACGCTGCGGGGTTGCTGCGACGGGATCGACACGGTGCTGCATCTGGCCTCCCGGATAGGAGGTGACCCGGAGCAGTGCCGGCGCACCAACCTGCTGGGAACCGAGGCCCTGCTCGCCGAGGCGCACCGGGCCGGGGTCCGCCGGGTGGTCCTGCTGAGCACCGCCGCCGTGTACGGCGACGGCCCTCACCGCGGCTGCCGGGAGGGCGAGTTGACGCCGGCCCCGGTGTCCGCGACGAGCCGCAGCAGGCTCGCCGCGGAGCGCGTGGTGCTCGCGCACGGCGGAACGGTGGTCAGGCCGCATCTGATTCACGGGCCGGGGGACCGCTGGGTGCTGCCGGGCATCGCCGACCTGGTGCGCAAGGCACCCGCCTGGCCCGCCGGAGGCCGGGCCAGGGTGTCGCTGGTCGCGGTCG includes:
- a CDS encoding CoA transferase; the encoded protein is MTYTDDAATVDAWTALGGRAELAAGVRYDGAGDVLPARLPVRELARACVGACSLAAAELLALRNGVPLPAVRVNEAAVATAFVSERHLRIDGRTPTAFAPLSGFWRADDGWVRTHANYPHHRARLLDALGVQDTGDDQELAEALARTLASRPARSVQESVYARGGLAVAVAESADDGAHLLDGRPLVTMRRTPGGAPRALPPGPLPASGVRVLDLTRVIAGPVATRTLALLGADVLRVDQPSLPEDADTHTDTGMGKRSTLLDLTAADDRQTFEALLDTADVVVTGYRPGALDRHGLAPEALSARRPGLVVAHLRAWGGSEPWARRRGFDSLVQAASGIAAIERGSDGRPGVLPAQALDHGTGYLLAAGVLRALSERQSGGGGVELGFSLAGTAAWLVRSVKSTPVSAGDADPELWLAETDSDYGRLRYALPPVHYEGAPRTWARASTRWGSDLPRWTDSD
- a CDS encoding isochorismatase family cysteine hydrolase → MTTADQTTPVRTAFLALDFATYIVENFSHDHDVAANAAKALKAARAAGLPVFHIVHEAMLGQLHPLLGPEGDEPVLAKSTMGAFASTDLDARLRAAGVERVVIAGVATSGTVLSTARWAYDTGYEVVVCADACADPDARAHAALVDRSVFPESWIGLWRIARVLDSSELADLRG
- a CDS encoding TetR/AcrR family transcriptional regulator; this encodes MQAEQRPLRADARRNRERLLEVARQAFAAEGLAVPLDEIARRAGVGPGTLYRHFPTKEALFEAVVHARLRHLVDQARALRDSEDPGAALFLMLDRIVADAAAKADLVDALAGAGVEVRTAVAGSAADLRGEIGHLLAAAQKAGTLRDDIDIADLMTVLSGVLLALRHPATRVTDPRRTLAILRDGLRAAPSVPAVSPPQGAGSAGPPPPGAGG
- a CDS encoding histidine kinase, which codes for MIPLSPRPRSAAGRPHPALTLAVLVGPPLGVAVAATHALLYDDSDPLRWTLAMATIWPLLLRHRAPVPVFWLCWAAAVGSWALGSVEVPAFAVLVAFYTVVALRGARYSVAAAVAVEAGVVLVALQMAPPGSLNDAVIILTGLAAAVFLLGTTLRNQRRYLASVEDRAQRLEQERLQQQQLAAATERARIAREMHDIVAHGLVVVIALSEAAAATAGTDPEAARGQMLQSASAGRQSLAGMRRLLGMLRADDGADDAADLAPQPDLDALPPLVEETRRTGLDVRLTETGSREALSAAVQTTVYRIVQESLTNVVKHAPEASRADVVLHCGRDLVRFCITDDGWRVPSLRGERRIAIGAGDGLTGMRERAAMFDGELYAGPTTDGWAVAGELRLEDPR
- a CDS encoding response regulator transcription factor — its product is MTISVLLADDQALVRMAFRALLDTMPGITVVGEAADGDQAVDLARKTCPDVVLMDIRMPGTDGIEATRRIASETASRVLLLTTFDLDDYAFDGLRAGACGFLLKDAVPATLGEAIRAVACGEAVLTPRITRGLVDRFARIAPWPRDEHASTRFAQLTPREQEVFRLIAAGLSNAEIAERLFLTEATVKTHITRILAKLQLRDRVQAVIFAYEHQLRGRAG
- a CDS encoding carboxymuconolactone decarboxylase family protein; amino-acid sequence: MDARLNLFTSAVGAQALKYVNSAGKVVSDSTLPAATQELVKLRASQINGCGFCTDMHTKEATHAGETSVRLNLVAAWREATVFTDAERAALELTEQGTRIADAAGGVTDEAWANAAKHHDEEQLAALVSLIALINAYNRVNVIVRQPAGDYQVGMFG
- a CDS encoding TetR family transcriptional regulator, with product MRTRMFLVERAAEVFARRGYRGASLDEIATAAGVSTGALHFHFPTKVQLSDAVRAAGQPALRLLVQSLDTRRPAPVQQLINLSQLVLEWLAGDVKVRIAVRMHHELPPAPESGPDFCTDWLYEMRVLTALAARRGNLLPGLDLPEVDATIAAATAGAELLAGRQGRCRGVSEVAATWRLILPGLVGEAAARGLDPYGGLHLGNRSRLPQISRTAPPTAPRLPVRVPVPRR
- a CDS encoding TetR/AcrR family transcriptional regulator, producing MQERAERTRGAIIAGAASTFGERGYVGAGVAEIVRRSGTARGALYFHFAAKEELAEVVVDACEAQLVSGFVRAAAEASAHGLARELAALADGDLIVRAGLRLIVEGCPNPPAPRYRLLIDALAAQLAARGERGRPPSPAAGAEADALAFALVGALLGAQAMARTFGRPDRAQAKAERSCELLISGAQARARGAGGPSAAPSG
- a CDS encoding ScbA/BarX family gamma-butyrolactone biosynthesis protein — translated: MVEDFFARTVPRKLVHRSAISEVLVTACRAVASDSFTVGAQLPRAHSFYGPVAARWHDPLLVAEAIRQAGLVVCHQELGIPLDHQFLMHELAYDIDLNGLLVADRPADLVLAVEVRDLRHRARTVSGARLEMTVHRDGRWLGTGGARFDCVSPAAYSRMRSIGGCPPEAAGAPTGTPAPALPTPLAPAAVGRDRQMDVVLSPATGPAAWLLRADRSHPVLFDHPVDHAPGMLLAEAARQASAALLGRPEALPAAFRIDYLSYVELDAPCVVRAQVLEQAGDLAQVRVTVAQGGEVAVRGRVTVVTGTGA
- a CDS encoding NAD-dependent epimerase/dehydratase family protein yields the protein MTGATGFVGSAVVRELVARQDRATAGAAAGSSGHRFLARRVPAGRPAGVGEWRTADLDDPTTLRGCCDGIDTVLHLASRIGGDPEQCRRTNLLGTEALLAEAHRAGVRRVVLLSTAAVYGDGPHRGCREGELTPAPVSATSRSRLAAERVVLAHGGTVVRPHLIHGPGDRWVLPGIADLVRKAPAWPAGGRARVSLVAVEDLARALLALALDGGHPHLAGRVLHAVHPEPVSVRELIGAVCGLLELPLPGTELDRDRLTRRLVAAGADPADRRPALLTVDRWYDGDALWRCTGVEPGPGFAHRLGEHSGWYRAALGVGARSV